The Solanum dulcamara chromosome 6, daSolDulc1.2, whole genome shotgun sequence genome contains the following window.
AAATTTCAAGAGCCAATTTATTGATATGCACCCAAGGGTGAAGTTGGAACACAGACTGTTGGATTCCAGTAAAGACAAAAATAATCAATTAGAAGATTTCTTCCCATCAATCTAAACGCCTTGATGGATGGAGTTGCCCGATACCAATACTACTGGGAGGATACAATGTCTGATGGCATTATCAAGTTGCGTGCAAGCTTGGATGGATACTACCATTACaacaaaagaacaaaaataagaGCCAATTCATTGATCTATAAGCTTTTGGCGAAATTTAAGCAAACTCCATGTCCTTTTTTCACACAACCCTCTACTACAAACTCCActccaaattttaaaaaaaaatgaaaataaaaatcagGAAGATGACTACAACTTTCTACGCAAAGCAAAGACTCATTTGCTGATGCCCTGGGCTACATTGGCTGGGACAAAGGATCGCGATCCTGGATAACAGTGCCCCATATCGATCCTGGATTACAGTGCCCCGTATCTCATTTATGTAACTCTCTTGTATAAccccaattaaaaaaaaagtggcATACTACTTGTCTAATCTCGGCAACGAAAACAGATTGTTCAAAAATAGAAATGCATCAATGTAAAGTAATTCACAAAGTTAGGTAATCTGAGAGGAACAATAATTTTACCCATTCAAAGCAACAGAAATAGTTGAGAATAGAATAGgagtatatattatttgaaagcAGAAGCCAGTCTgtaacatacttgaaaattctGGATCAGGTCCAGCCATAGACTACTTTGGTACACCTCTCTTTAATCCAACGAAAACTCTTTTTTATCGATCCCTTAACCTTTCCTTCAACAGTGTAAACCTTATAGCTAGCCACTCTCTTCTTCCTCTGCAACTCTGGGTCATTGAAACTCCAGCTCTTAGAAACTGACCCATTACTTGACTTGCCTTTCTTAAACTTCACTTCCTTCGACAACTCCATCTGAGTGTTATTAGATGCATATGAAGCACTATAACATCGAAACCCAGTTGGGTTTGAGCTGGTTTCACTGTAACCATTACCAAAATCAGTAGAATAGCTGTAGCTTTCAATTTGTCTTCTGGAATCGTTATATGACTTACATCTCAAGTCATCCATTTTTGGATCTTCGAAATTTTTGTGAATTTGGGGACTTTGATTCTGCTTCATCTCTGGATTTTCCCTTTTTCCATTGTGTCGGTGGCCGTAGCAGTGGGAGTGGGGATACTTTGCATGTTATGTCTAAAGTGCTAGTGCAATTATTTGAACACTTGTC
Protein-coding sequences here:
- the LOC129893388 gene encoding uncharacterized protein LOC129893388 yields the protein MKQNQSPQIHKNFEDPKMDDLRCKSYNDSRRQIESYSYSTDFGNGYSETSSNPTGFRCYSASYASNNTQMELSKEVKFKKGKSSNGSVSKSWSFNDPELQRKKRVASYKVYTVEGKVKGSIKKSFRWIKERCTKVVYGWT